The DNA sequence TTATCCAATCCGCTAATAACCGGAATGTGGTATTGAGCGAAGGTTTCTGCCGCATGAACCGCCACGCGCTTTCCATACTCACTGCAACGAGTCGTACCCACGATGCCGACTCCGACACTATTTCCCCTCAAATATCCACGATAATAAAAAACGAGAGGAGCTTTAGAAATCATGTTAAATTCATGAGGGTATAGAGGATCTTTGACGGTTAACAGCTGAATTTGTTTATGTTGCATGTGGTCCAATCCCTTTTT is a window from the Ammoniphilus sp. CFH 90114 genome containing:
- a CDS encoding DNA-processing protein DprA produces the protein MIANLDDLLYWIWLTDIPSVGPVMQRKLLHRFGTPEAIFQAHESELAEVSGVGPHLANRIRLSRSLEKAKKGLDHMQHKQIQLLTVKDPLYPHEFNMISKAPLVFYYRGYLRGNSVGVGIVGTTRCSEYGKRVAVHAAETFAQYHIPVISGLD